One window of Candidatus Tanganyikabacteria bacterium genomic DNA carries:
- a CDS encoding recombinase family protein, protein RHLPRSEWAIVIPDHHKGFIDWQTFEANVARIGANTRPRRHEPGTGAVREGAALLQGIATCGRCGRKLGVYYSGRNSSPSYHCTRDAIVNGRGEYCQTVGGRQIDDTVTSAFLAALAPAGLEASLRAVELVEADNDAALAQWRRQVERARYEAQRAERRYRAVDPDNRLVARGLEAEWESCLRALQDAQTELERREQQRPRSLSAEDRAAILALGRGLDRVWTAPATTDRDRKELLRTLLDEVIVAVDREKEEAHLTLRWRGGLVCDVELALTPSQPAPNRTDEETIDLVRRLAVHYPDAVIAGILNRQGRTTATGLRFTTNRVQSLRAHWGVARFEPPAKPPKGEPVSIQEAARLLGVAPSTLHRCVNDGIVPGEQLTPGAPWRIRMTDELRALFVEEPPEGYAPIVDAMRILGVSRQTVLQRVKRGEIEAIHVSRGRRKGLRIKVPPALPGLFDL, encoded by the coding sequence CGGCATCTGCCGCGCTCGGAATGGGCGATCGTCATCCCTGACCATCACAAGGGCTTCATCGACTGGCAGACCTTCGAGGCCAACGTGGCGCGAATCGGCGCCAATACCCGGCCACGGCGCCACGAGCCTGGAACGGGTGCCGTGAGGGAAGGCGCCGCGCTGCTTCAAGGTATCGCCACGTGCGGGCGCTGCGGGCGCAAGCTGGGCGTGTACTACAGCGGCCGCAACTCCAGTCCCAGCTACCACTGCACGAGAGACGCCATCGTCAACGGGCGGGGGGAGTACTGCCAGACCGTCGGCGGTCGTCAGATCGACGACACTGTGACGTCCGCTTTCCTGGCCGCTCTTGCCCCAGCAGGCCTCGAGGCGTCGCTCCGGGCGGTCGAACTCGTCGAGGCCGACAACGACGCGGCACTCGCGCAGTGGCGCCGGCAGGTAGAACGCGCAAGGTACGAAGCCCAACGGGCAGAGCGGCGCTACCGCGCCGTCGATCCCGACAACCGACTGGTCGCACGAGGCCTGGAGGCCGAGTGGGAAAGCTGCCTGCGTGCCTTGCAGGATGCTCAGACCGAACTGGAGCGACGTGAACAGCAGCGACCGCGCAGCCTGAGCGCCGAGGACCGTGCGGCTATCCTCGCGCTCGGACGAGGCCTCGATCGCGTCTGGACCGCGCCAGCCACCACCGACCGGGATCGCAAAGAGCTTCTGCGCACGCTCCTCGACGAGGTTATCGTGGCCGTCGACCGAGAAAAGGAGGAGGCGCACCTGACCCTCCGCTGGCGCGGTGGTCTCGTTTGCGACGTCGAACTTGCATTGACGCCCTCCCAGCCCGCCCCGAACCGCACGGACGAGGAAACTATCGACCTGGTGCGTCGCCTCGCAGTTCATTACCCGGACGCCGTGATTGCGGGCATCCTGAACCGCCAAGGTCGCACGACCGCCACCGGCCTGCGTTTCACGACCAATCGGGTACAGAGCCTGCGCGCACACTGGGGAGTCGCCCGCTTCGAGCCACCGGCCAAGCCCCCAAAGGGCGAACCAGTCAGCATCCAGGAAGCGGCTCGGCTCCTGGGCGTTGCCCCCTCGACGCTGCACCGCTGCGTCAACGACGGCATCGTCCCGGGCGAGCAACTCACCCCCGGCGCCCCGTGGCGCATCCGCATGACCGACGAGCTCCGGGCCCTCTTCGTCGAGGAGCCGCCCGAGGGTTACGCGCCCATCGTAGATGCCATGCGCATCCTGGGCGTCTCGCGTCAGACGGTCTTGCAGCGTGTAAAGCGCGGCGAAATCGAGGCCATCCACGTCTCCCGCGGCCGAC